One window of the Pseudomonas lurida genome contains the following:
- the ilvD gene encoding dihydroxy-acid dehydratase: protein MPDYRSKTSTHGRNMAGARALWRATGMKDDDFKKPIIAIANSFTQFVPGHVHLKDLGQLVAREIERAGGVAKEFNTIAVDDGIAMGHDGMLYSLPSREIIADSVEYMVNAHCADAIVCISNCDKITPGMLMAALRLNIPVIFVSGGPMEAGKTKLASHGLDLVDAMVIAADSSASDEKVAEYERSACPTCGSCSGMFTANSMNCLVEALGLALPGNGSTLATHSDREQLFLQAGRTIVELCKRYYTENDESVLPRNIANFKAFENAMTLDIAMGGSTNTILHLLAAAQEAEIDFDLRDIDRLSRHVPQLCKVAPNIQKYHMEDVHRAGGIFSILGSLARGGLLHTDLPTVHSKSIAEGIAKWDITQTDDEAVHTFFKAGPAGIPTQTAFSQSTRWDTLDDDRENGCIRSVEHAYSQEGGLAVLYGNIALDGCVVKTAGVDESIHVFEGRAKIYESQDSSVRGILADEVKEGDIVIIRYEGPKGGPGMQEMLYPTSYLKSKGLGKACALLTDGRFSGGTSGLSIGHASPEAAAGGAIGLVQDGDKVLIDIPNRSINLLISDEELAARRVEQDKKGWKPVEKRPRKVTTALKAYALLATSADKGAVRNKAMLDGL, encoded by the coding sequence ATGCCCGATTACCGCTCGAAAACATCCACCCATGGCCGCAACATGGCCGGCGCGCGCGCACTGTGGCGTGCCACGGGGATGAAAGATGACGACTTCAAGAAGCCGATCATCGCGATTGCCAACTCATTCACCCAATTCGTACCCGGCCACGTCCACCTCAAGGACCTGGGCCAACTGGTCGCCCGCGAGATCGAACGCGCCGGCGGCGTCGCCAAGGAATTCAACACCATCGCCGTCGATGACGGCATCGCCATGGGCCATGATGGCATGCTGTATTCCCTGCCGAGCCGCGAGATCATCGCCGACTCCGTGGAGTACATGGTCAACGCCCACTGCGCCGACGCCATCGTGTGCATCTCCAACTGCGACAAGATCACCCCTGGCATGCTGATGGCCGCCCTGCGCCTCAACATCCCGGTGATCTTCGTGTCCGGCGGCCCGATGGAAGCCGGCAAGACCAAGCTCGCCTCCCACGGCCTCGACCTGGTCGACGCCATGGTCATCGCCGCCGATTCCAGCGCTTCTGACGAGAAGGTCGCGGAATACGAGCGCAGCGCATGCCCTACCTGCGGTTCGTGCTCCGGCATGTTCACCGCCAACTCGATGAACTGCCTGGTGGAAGCCCTGGGCCTGGCCTTGCCGGGCAACGGCTCGACACTGGCCACCCACAGCGACCGCGAGCAACTGTTCCTGCAGGCCGGCCGCACCATTGTCGAGTTGTGCAAGCGTTACTACACCGAGAACGATGAGTCGGTGTTGCCGCGCAACATCGCCAACTTCAAGGCGTTCGAAAACGCCATGACCCTGGACATCGCCATGGGCGGTTCCACTAACACCATCCTGCACTTGCTCGCTGCGGCCCAGGAAGCCGAGATCGATTTCGACCTGCGCGACATCGACCGCCTGTCCCGTCACGTGCCACAACTGTGCAAGGTCGCGCCAAACATCCAGAAGTACCACATGGAAGACGTGCACCGCGCCGGTGGGATCTTCTCGATCCTCGGCTCCCTGGCCCGTGGCGGCCTGTTGCACACCGACCTGCCGACCGTGCACAGCAAGTCCATCGCTGAAGGTATCGCCAAGTGGGACATCACCCAGACTGACGACGAAGCCGTGCACACCTTCTTCAAGGCCGGTCCGGCGGGCATCCCGACCCAGACCGCCTTCAGCCAGTCGACCCGCTGGGACACCCTGGACGACGACCGTGAAAACGGCTGCATCCGCAGTGTCGAGCATGCCTACTCGCAAGAAGGCGGCCTGGCCGTGCTGTACGGCAACATCGCGCTGGATGGCTGCGTAGTGAAAACCGCCGGTGTCGACGAATCGATCCACGTATTCGAAGGCCGCGCCAAAATCTACGAAAGCCAGGACAGCTCGGTACGCGGCATCCTCGCTGACGAAGTGAAGGAAGGCGACATCGTCATCATCCGCTACGAAGGCCCGAAAGGCGGACCGGGCATGCAGGAAATGCTGTACCCGACGTCTTACCTGAAATCCAAAGGCCTGGGCAAAGCGTGCGCCTTGCTGACCGACGGCCGCTTCTCCGGCGGCACCTCGGGCCTGTCCATCGGCCACGCTTCCCCGGAAGCCGCTGCAGGTGGCGCCATTGGCCTGGTGCAGGATGGCGACAAAGTGCTGATCGACATTCCGAACCGCTCGATCAACCTCTTGATCAGCGATGAAGAACTGGCGGCACGCCGGGTCGAGCAGGACAAGAAGGGCTGGAAGCCGGTCGAGAAGCGTCCGCGCAAAGTTACCACCGCGTTGAAAGCCTATGCCCTGCTGGCCACCAGTGCCGACAAGGGTGCTGTGCGTAACAAAGCGATGCTCGACGGCCTGTAA
- a CDS encoding HAD family hydrolase gives MKLASRLFAAALCLGLAGQTMAATELKHWPAPAAEQLNKMIAANANKGNYAVFDMDNTSYRYDLEESLLPYMENKGLITRDSLDPSLKLMPFKDTADHKESLFSYYYRLCEVDDMVCYPWVAQVFSGFTLKELKVQVDELMASGKPVPVSYFEGDVVKQSEVQPPKVFTGQAELYNKLMENGIEVYVMTAASEELVRMVAADPKYGYNVKPQNVIGVTTLLKDRKTGELTTARKQITAGNYDEKANLGLELTPYLWTPATWMAGKHAAILTYIDEWKKPVIVGGDTPTSDGYMLFHDVDVAKGGIHLWINRKDKYMTQLNGMIAKHAAAQAKEGLPVTADKNWVIVKPDEIQ, from the coding sequence ATGAAGCTCGCTTCGAGATTGTTTGCCGCCGCGCTGTGTCTGGGCCTTGCCGGACAAACCATGGCCGCCACCGAGCTGAAACACTGGCCGGCTCCCGCCGCCGAGCAACTGAACAAAATGATCGCCGCCAACGCCAACAAGGGTAATTACGCGGTGTTCGACATGGACAACACCAGCTACCGCTACGACCTCGAAGAGTCCCTGCTGCCCTACATGGAAAACAAGGGCCTGATCACCCGCGACAGCCTTGATCCGTCGCTCAAGCTTATGCCGTTCAAAGACACCGCCGACCATAAGGAAAGTCTGTTCAGTTACTACTATCGCCTCTGCGAAGTGGACGACATGGTCTGCTACCCATGGGTCGCCCAGGTGTTCTCGGGGTTCACCCTCAAGGAGCTCAAAGTGCAGGTCGATGAGCTGATGGCCTCCGGCAAGCCCGTGCCCGTCAGCTATTTCGAAGGCGACGTGGTAAAGCAGTCCGAAGTGCAGCCGCCAAAGGTCTTCACCGGCCAGGCCGAGCTGTACAACAAGCTGATGGAAAACGGCATCGAGGTGTATGTGATGACCGCCGCCTCGGAGGAGTTGGTGCGCATGGTCGCCGCCGATCCGAAGTACGGCTACAACGTCAAACCCCAGAACGTCATCGGCGTGACCACCTTGCTCAAGGACCGCAAGACCGGCGAACTGACTACCGCGCGCAAGCAGATCACCGCCGGCAACTATGACGAGAAGGCCAACCTCGGCCTCGAACTGACCCCGTACCTGTGGACCCCGGCCACTTGGATGGCGGGCAAGCATGCGGCGATCCTGACCTACATCGACGAGTGGAAAAAGCCGGTGATCGTCGGTGGCGATACCCCGACCAGCGACGGCTACATGCTGTTCCATGATGTGGACGTGGCCAAGGGCGGGATCCACCTGTGGATCAACCGCAAGGACAAATACATGACCCAGCTCAACGGCATGATCGCCAAGCATGCCGCGGCGCAGGCCAAGGAAGGGTTGCCGGTAACGGCGGATAAAAATTGGGTGATCGTCAAGCCGGACGAGATTCAGTAA